One window from the genome of Echinicola vietnamensis DSM 17526 encodes:
- a CDS encoding phosphoenolpyruvate carboxylase, whose amino-acid sequence MSNTYQTEVAKRFTIYNSLFLDLPFDDIYRTGTLLPILSSECKKGFAEGKTPKEIINSFFEGMLASNSSKEKHNLLFQLVQYVERQVVLFDSIEDAAFEKINDVKGKGTMNALISRVESDKKKAELIEKLRTFSIRLTLTAHPTQFYPGNVLAIITDLESAIRKDDLGSIDALLRQLGKTAFINKEKPSPYEEAVSLCWFLEHVFYKSIPDIMARVLRKLDIPLHEWDNPDLLKVGFWPGGDRDGNPFVTHQITMDVADKLQETILRCLYRDVRKVRRRMTFKGVESLMLEAENGIYKTLYGGEKVLKSKEDLLKILLKAREIIIESHDGLFLDILDEFILKVNVFGFYFASMDMRQDSRKHAALWEEIIEVTKGKDALKKYQEGTEKEQIETILSFTELPNPKTLKDEFHQEMLESIASISYVQDNNGSEGLHRYIISNCQSELHILQVYQLNKLTLAPKGDLKLDIVPLFETIDDLAAAPEIMERLYSNPVYGGHLKSRGNKQSIMLGFSDGTKDGGYIRANWSILRAKEELTKASRKYEVSVVFFDGRGGPPARGGGNMHNFYASLGDQVENEEIQVTIQGQTISANYGKPVSCTYNLEQLLSAGLENHLYPTEENRLTDDQRALIDEMADISYQAYKEFKSHPQFVSYLEKVTPLKFFGKTNIGSRPLKRSKGEAMKFEDLRAIPFVGSWAQMKQNIPGFYGVGKAITEMEKRGKKDQVTKLYQDSLFFRSLMGNSMQSLAKSYYPATAYLKNDKEYGEFWELMHSEYQQSFKKILEISGMHELLEDNAVSSQSIAIREKIVLPLITIQQYAIQEMLETGKENTVLQKLILRTMFGIINAARNAA is encoded by the coding sequence ATGTCAAATACCTACCAGACTGAGGTAGCCAAGCGGTTTACCATTTACAACAGTTTATTTCTAGACTTGCCTTTTGATGACATCTACCGAACGGGGACGTTGCTTCCCATTTTATCTTCGGAATGTAAAAAAGGTTTTGCCGAGGGGAAAACCCCAAAAGAGATTATCAACTCGTTTTTTGAGGGCATGTTGGCCTCTAATTCATCCAAAGAAAAACACAATTTACTGTTTCAGCTGGTTCAATATGTAGAAAGACAGGTGGTTCTTTTTGACTCTATTGAAGATGCTGCATTCGAGAAAATCAATGACGTAAAGGGTAAAGGTACCATGAACGCCTTGATTTCCCGAGTGGAAAGTGACAAGAAGAAGGCCGAGCTCATCGAAAAGCTGAGGACGTTCTCCATTCGCCTGACCCTGACAGCTCACCCTACACAGTTTTATCCGGGCAATGTACTGGCCATCATCACCGATCTGGAATCGGCCATTAGAAAAGATGATTTGGGCAGCATTGATGCCTTGCTGCGGCAATTGGGCAAAACGGCCTTTATCAACAAGGAAAAGCCATCCCCTTATGAGGAGGCTGTCAGCTTGTGCTGGTTTTTGGAGCATGTCTTTTATAAGAGTATTCCGGATATCATGGCCAGGGTGCTCAGAAAGCTGGACATCCCTCTGCACGAATGGGACAACCCAGACCTGCTCAAAGTAGGTTTTTGGCCAGGCGGTGACCGTGATGGCAATCCTTTCGTGACGCATCAGATTACCATGGACGTAGCGGATAAATTGCAGGAAACGATCCTTAGGTGTCTTTACCGGGATGTGCGGAAAGTGAGAAGAAGAATGACCTTCAAAGGAGTGGAATCCTTGATGCTGGAAGCGGAAAATGGCATTTATAAGACCTTGTACGGAGGAGAAAAAGTGCTGAAATCCAAAGAGGACCTGCTGAAGATCCTTTTGAAAGCAAGGGAGATTATCATTGAATCCCACGACGGGCTTTTCTTGGATATCCTGGACGAATTTATCCTGAAGGTAAACGTGTTTGGCTTCTATTTCGCTTCCATGGACATGCGCCAGGACAGTAGAAAACACGCCGCCCTTTGGGAAGAGATCATTGAAGTGACCAAGGGGAAAGATGCCCTGAAGAAATACCAGGAAGGCACCGAAAAAGAGCAGATCGAAACGATCCTTTCTTTCACGGAATTGCCTAACCCTAAAACCCTGAAGGATGAGTTCCATCAGGAAATGTTGGAAAGCATTGCTTCCATCAGCTATGTTCAGGACAATAATGGCAGTGAAGGCCTTCACCGGTACATTATTTCCAACTGTCAATCGGAATTGCACATTCTGCAAGTATATCAGTTGAACAAGCTTACATTGGCTCCCAAAGGAGACTTGAAACTGGATATCGTGCCCTTGTTTGAAACCATCGATGACTTGGCAGCGGCACCGGAAATCATGGAACGCCTATATTCCAACCCTGTATACGGTGGCCACCTGAAGTCCAGAGGCAACAAGCAAAGCATCATGCTGGGCTTCTCTGACGGTACCAAAGATGGCGGGTATATCCGAGCGAACTGGTCCATCTTACGCGCCAAAGAGGAACTCACCAAGGCTTCCAGAAAGTATGAAGTGAGTGTAGTGTTCTTTGACGGTCGAGGAGGACCTCCGGCCAGAGGTGGCGGAAACATGCACAACTTCTACGCTTCACTGGGAGACCAAGTGGAAAATGAGGAAATCCAAGTGACAATCCAGGGGCAAACCATTAGTGCCAACTATGGCAAACCGGTTTCTTGTACCTATAACTTGGAGCAACTGCTCAGTGCAGGATTAGAAAACCACCTGTATCCGACCGAAGAAAACAGGCTGACAGATGATCAGCGGGCTTTGATCGATGAGATGGCCGATATCAGCTATCAGGCTTATAAAGAATTTAAGAGCCATCCGCAATTTGTGTCGTACTTGGAAAAAGTGACGCCATTGAAATTCTTTGGCAAGACCAATATTGGTTCACGTCCTTTGAAGCGAAGCAAAGGGGAGGCCATGAAGTTTGAAGACCTGAGGGCCATTCCTTTCGTGGGATCTTGGGCGCAGATGAAGCAAAATATTCCAGGTTTCTATGGAGTCGGAAAAGCCATTACCGAAATGGAAAAAAGAGGCAAGAAGGATCAGGTAACCAAGCTTTACCAAGATTCTCTTTTCTTCCGCTCTTTGATGGGCAATTCCATGCAATCACTGGCAAAATCTTATTATCCTGCCACAGCTTATTTGAAAAACGATAAGGAATACGGTGAGTTTTGGGAGTTGATGCATTCGGAGTACCAGCAATCTTTCAAAAAGATATTGGAAATATCCGGCATGCATGAGCTTTTGGAGGACAATGCTGTCAGCAGCCAATCCATAGCCATCCGGGAAAAGATTGTATTGCCTTTGATTACCATTCAGCAATATGCCATTCAGGAAATGCTGGAAACCGGTAAAGAAAATACGGTTTTACAAAAACTGATCTTGAGAACGATGTTTGGTATTATCAATGCCGCAAGGAACGCGGCCTGA